The sequence GCCAATTGGATGGCCGAATCCAGCGACGTGggccggtggcactggacccactcggcggtCTTCTTTGGGAGCCGAGTGGTGAACTGTTCCAGCACCACGCGATCGATCATTTGCTCCACGTCGCCTCCGTCGGCCATCAGCCATTTGCGgcacgagtcccggagctgttgggccaacaCGAAGGGCCGGCCCGCCTCCCCCAGCTCCAGAGACCGGAAGCGCTGACGGTGCTGCTCGGGGGAGCGGCCGACCCGCTGCAGGATGGCCCTCTTGAGGTCGTTgaagaccaggaggttctggaTGGGCAGCTGCTGCGCTGCCACCTGCGACTCGCCCGAGAGCAGCGGGACGAGCCGCATGGGCCACTGGTCCCGGGGCCAACCTGACACCTCGGCAGACTTTTCAAAAAGGTCCAGGAAGGCCTCCGGGTCATCTTGCGGGCCCATCTTCTGCAGTGGCAGCGGGAAGGGGCCAGCAGCTGCCGCGCTGGTCTCCGCGGGAACCTCCCGGTctatccagctccggaacctctcgcggtcctcctgctggCCCTGGACAATCGCCTCGAAGCGGCGCTCCTGATCCTGGCGGAGATCTAGCAGGGCCCGATGTTGCTCTTGATGGAGGGCCGCGAGGGATGCGATGATGTCCGCAAACGGCGTCCCAGCGGCGGAGGTTGCCTGCATGGCGGCGGCTTccgtcttccttcccgggtttcggcaccagtgtaatgAAGGTTCTTTGTGTaatgggaaggaagaggacagggatcggctttgggctgctgacagtctttattctcaccagagaaaaatatcaaacacataaacaaaaagacGGTGCAACGCACACTCAATAATTCCACATCCAAGGACGGGCTTCACTCCACGACACGAGCACAGCTCACTCAGTCTGActgtcagcagtccctctctctctcccacgctcctgcttctcctggcgttttatcctgtctccacgccaattactggaacgagaaacaggtgttcgtgatttacattcaaCCCGTTCAATCACCGCACATCCCCAGACACTCCCTCCTGCTGCAGACCccgctaaaccacgcccccctcgccacagttgatgatggcaaaatggacgtgttaaacaagataaatggtgtatgcttaatttcacaATAAGTgtgtgattaatcacgattaatcgcgattaaggGTGCgcaattaatcacgattaaaaaaatcaatctattgacagccctaatatatatatatatatgtaaaactTGAGGCAATGTCTGTTACATTTGTCGTTCTAaaggccggaacacaccaagctgacgccaACAAACTAGTAGCGACGaacaagtagcacgtcagttctgcgcctgcgtgagatgaaatgcctttctgaaccagcaggtggcagtagctgaacagccaataagaatgatcagatggcctgacGGGCCGACAAGCTCTGACGAATCGGCtgaaaaaagcagacgaggaccaacttcagccgatggtacagaacacactgagaaaatgtagttggccgacgaacaaaaactgccagacGGCCGACCTTCGGCTTGGTATGTTCCTGCCTTTAAAGTGTCATGAGGGACACATGAGCAGTAGGTAGATATTTGTTTTATAGCAAACCTTGTGTAAGATCCTTTTCAAACCAGTTCCATTTTGACCGTTACGaggttaaagctgcagtccgcgattttgtcctctttgtcgccatctctgtttgaaacctgcaattgcagtcatatgcggaatagTTATCTGTATGtgcgttgtgcatcggcacagctcgtcagcacggatgaatctaatgcttgctgtcagtcaccgcaccggtgtggatactgtatttcagaatcacagatcctacgtcttgaaagtatgaccaatataagaattttcactagaaaatatcattggaacaagtaagtaacatttctgccacttttgttcaggccaactgaggaaaaaagcattaggcctacaataaattgcgcagccaatgatgattaaatctaacgattgcttagctcggatcatgccaaaccgtgcaaattattattactgttatattgttctcaaattgttaatgttaacaacatcagcattgcttgactttgtgtatttagtgtgtattagcgttacctgtagatttcaatttctgtagccactccacagtccaaagtctttagCTTTTTggctacgggtgaatctccagttgtcactgatgattgtcatttggacctttctggattacaatccaccatcaaaatgataagtttaattattgcaactgctgtgagaaaaggatataaatgatccgctaaaAGCAgcgtcctcacgtgataaaactgACTAGCCTggacgggactccttcctttctgtttacggccGTGACataatgacgcacagacgaactgctgcatgcttgaatttcctgcGGAAATCCATCATGTCACTCTTATTATGAAACATTCTTACaggcttaccgttgtgaatcaagctaagataattagatagttttgaacactggctggttatgtacttgctcaaggTTGATTTtagataatttttaaccaaaaaaagttacggactgcagctttaagaataaaaggtgtttaaacctggagaaggaaaaaaaaaaggtctttaATGTCTGAGGTGGGAAAATATGATTTGTTGGAGGTTTGATATGTGCCTAACAATGTGCTGTATTtagaaaatgaattatatgtactttaaagaaaattcCAAGTTGAAATATTTCCGAATCCTAGGAATGACACGTGTCACGGAATGGAGGAATCAAAGACGACAGGCAGAggaagatccaaatgcagtgaaaatttcatgaaaataaacaattataacATAAATCAGGAACAAAATAACactgagaaaaaacaaagaaaacacgGGAACCACAGACACCTGCATGACATCAAACAATGACCAACAGAGAACCACAGAAAACAAGAGCTTGCAGACAGGTTAACGAGCTAAACAAGGAAAACTGAGAAAGCTGGAGCAGActaatgaaaactgaaaaaactACAACTACAATCTGGCCACAGGAAACAAGACACAGTAAAGAACACAGAAACTAGGCACAGAGAACTTCAACATAAAAGTCCTACAGAGCACAAAACACAGAACCAGATCTGACAACATGTAATTACAATTACATGGATAAACATACATCACAAAACAGGTAGGTACtgaacataatctagctaacatttataattaaattatggCTGAAATGTTGCAAGGCCTTGGTTAACAATCCAAGTATTTATCGTAATGtacttttacattaaaaaaatgccaGAAAAATATCAGTTCTGCTGTTAAATACCAGTAGTGACGTTGTACAAAGAGAACGTTATATGTGTCCTTACCAGTGCTGATTCATGACTtaggagctgattgagacgcacggTTGGTCCACATTTGCAGCATGTCAGAGATTCTTGTTTCATACCGCCCTCATGTGGACAGAAACGGActaaacaggtttttttttttttttttttttttttggttagtCTAACCAAACAGGGACGGAGTAGGGTAGACCAGGTACAGTTGGTAGCCTACACTTTTTGCTTTCACTGTTACCACACCAAAACTAGGGACTGAAAAGAAGTGAAAAGAAGTGATTTTTCATATGACATTTCCTTTACTTGTctactaaaatattattaattattaacatCCATAAGCAggtcatatttttttacaattagcTCATAAACACAAGAAGCTTTTTTGTTCCAACTGTACCTATGTCGGGTACAGTTGGAACAGTACCCTAGTACAGTTTAGACACCCATTCGGAATGCTGTAAAGCTGCCTAACCAATTCACTGCAAATGTAAAATACctttaaaaatgagaattcaacagtttttatttccatttagcattttatttgattattttgtttagttaaaAGTAGTCCATTTGTAAGACATTGTACAGTAATGGCAAACAGCGatacaatatttaatttcagttcataattttaatattaacagTTGACAAGTTGAGTAACAGCAAAAAACATTGAACAATTGCAAACAGCAATAACAAAAACAGATGAAATCTATTAATTTGTGATCTTAAATCGTGCAACTAAACTACATGTGCTGCAATAGGATTCTATAGTGCAGGTACATTTGATACATTGTGTCTCAACTGTACCCCGCTGACCACCTCGAACATTTCTCTAGATTTTACAATGACCTTGTATGACACAAAGTCATGCAATATGTCAGTTTTTAGAGCACAGATTAAGGTTTACGAAAATGTAAGTTAACTTTAACAGTCATGTAAGGATGAGAaaactctgggtttgggctaaattccaagctcggagccctcaatccccttggacagcacaccacgcttattattattattatttttactcttttcaatcatttgtaaatatgaactcatgaaaaccactgccacaggtaatcagacaatatttatttatttgttaaaaatttatttttggcgTGTCAtcatagattcaaatctataaatcaaaatgtattgcatttatgaagaaaaagttgAGCACCCACGGCTCTAttgctattgcctcaatggcgTACAGTGTCTTTAGGTGGATTAGgtctgtttgtgatttggtctttgtgatttaggagtcctcttgactattcctaacgtttcacagatttaggagctagttttagtgctaaaatgctttgtgaaatactattaGAGCAAAACTTTAGGACTCCTacaattaggactgacacgcccattatttttgcATATCTGTgatttaggagctacttttagccttaagatgttttgtgaatatggcccctGATATGCAAAGAGAAACACTTTCTTAATGTCTGTGTTCTTTCAGATGAATTCAACATGAATAGTTCAGTCTGTAAGTGACAGTACAATTTCATGAATCACACAGATCCAtgctataaataaaatacaaacatgtgctTTATCGTGCTGCAGACAGAAtctatttaatttagtttaaataattcagatatttttggtcTTGTTTCAGCTGACTCCCACCAGTCAACCTCATCAATGAGTAAGTGACAAATTATGAACATTTATCCAATGACCACTAAATAGCTgctaatgcattataatataatattatgtaatttaatttctacTACACTAATGtgaacaggattttttttttttttttactgtaacttgGCATAACTGATTGCTTTTGCCAATAAATGTCACAGCTAAGAGCTCCATTGTTAAAGCTTATAACCAAGGGTGTAGACTTGGTTTCAACTTTGGGGGGGTTGAACGTTGGTATGGCTGTATTGtattgggggggttgtaactgatggttttgaatattgggggggttacATCCCCCCCACAccccccacaaactacgcccctgcTTATAACCCTGATTTAAACTTCACTGCCTGTTTTGTCTTTAGCTGTAGGTAAGAGACCTGTACATGAGATCATCCTTGAGCATCTTGAAAATCTGACAACTcaagaactaaaaaaaaaataataattgcatTTGACTGAAGGTGTTGCAGccttcgaaaaaaaaaaaaaaaaaaaaaaaaaaaaaacgcatacaattatattatttttgatttGCTTTAATAACTCTTGTGGTTTACTTGTTTTTATTACATGCACAAAAGAGGAACTTGCTGATGT is a genomic window of Megalobrama amblycephala isolate DHTTF-2021 linkage group LG3, ASM1881202v1, whole genome shotgun sequence containing:
- the LOC125265237 gene encoding neurotrophin receptor-interacting factor 1-like translates to MQATSAAGTPFADIIASLAALHQEQHRALLDLRQDQERRFEAIVQGQQEDRERFRSWIDREVPAETSAAAAGPFPLPLQKMGPQDDPEAFLDLFEKSAEVSGWPRDQWPMRLVPLLSGESQVAAQQLPIQNLLVFNDLKRAILQRVGRSPEQHRQRFRSLELGEAGRPFVLAQQLRDSCRKWLMADGGDVEQMIDRVVLEQFTTRLPKKTAEWVQCHRPTSLDSAIQLAEDHLVACPGVGEPLPSVSLSPSLLPLSLSKPVPLPRSRPPGPPRVPPRGRGGTDSRQFVAPRAPPRGAGLATAGLDPAPASPLSPRQSFGPFSATGAAGRSGPACWRCGDPDHFIDRCPVMEVGTLIRVPDDLQVAPGQAGQYQIP